The following are encoded together in the Choloepus didactylus isolate mChoDid1 chromosome 7, mChoDid1.pri, whole genome shotgun sequence genome:
- the GCM2 gene encoding chorion-specific transcription factor GCMb, translating to MPAHAERKADSVCLYGMKLTWDINDPQMPQEPTHFDHFCEWPDGYVRFIYRGDEKKAQRHLSGWAMRNTNNHNGHILKKSCLGVVVCVRACALPDGSRLQLRPAICDKARLKQQKKACPNCHSALELIPCRGHSGYPVTNFWRLDGNAIFFQAKGVHDHPRPESKSETEARRSAIKRQIAPSYQLQKKAIRESEEGENQDSHGHYSNITPLDNPKQLDVIIETGFPTPGRPCPSFPNSDAYKTTHNLATFQGDITPAFQKYPNPRIYLPMPPCSYELAGPGYTDSSPCPSLYKDSADSPNDTDWTHLNALQYNVNSCSSYERSFDFSSKPHGWKPALGKPSLVHSADHGQFQAMATYPYYNPEHPCKYLGAPSPAAPALQTVITTTTKVSYQAYQPPALKYSDNVHHVKSFASCSYENAPVSIYPEVLDLPAPDTRTASPVGPLPLKVPEDCQVVRSTLALPQEPAPSRANRAETWDVYPSGLGSAVSYSDRVGQFLGYDNAGF from the exons ATGCCGGCGCACGCAGAGCGGAAGGCGGACAGCGTTTGCCTCTACGGGATGAAGCTCACCTGGGACATCAACGATCCTCAGATGCCTCAG GAGCCAACCCACTTCGACCACTTCTGCGAGTGGCCCGACGGCTACGTGCGCTTCATCTACCGCGGCGACGAGAAGAAGGCGCAGCGCCACCTGAGCGGCTGGGCCATGCGCAACACCAACAACCACAACGGCCACATCCTCAAAAAGTCCTGCCTGGGCGTGGTGGTGTGCGTGCGTGCCTGCGCCCTGCCCGACGGCTCCCGCCTGCAGCTGCGGCCGGCCATCTGCGACAAGGCGCGCCTGAAGCAGCAGA AAAAAGCATGCCCCAACTGTCATTCCGCTTTGGAGTTGATACCCTGCCGAGGGCACAGCGGATACCCTGTCACCAACTTCTGGCGGCTTGATGGCAACGCCATCTTTTTTCAG GCCAAGGGAGTCCATGATCACCCCAGACCAGAGAGTAAATCAGAAACGGAAGCTAGAAGAAGTGCCATCAAGAGACAAATAGCCCCTTCTTACCAACTCCAGAAAAAGGCTATTAGAGAATCTGAG GAAGGAGAGAATCAAGACAGCCATGGACATTACAGCAACATAACTCCTCTGGACAATCCAAAACAGCTTGATGTAATTATTGAAACTGGCTTCCCTACTCCAGGGCGGCCTTGCCCTTCCTTCCCAAACTCTGATGCTTACAAAACTACCCATAACCTAGCCACCTTCCAAGGAGACATAACACCAGCCTTTCAGAAATATCCAAATCCAAGGATCTATTTGCCCATGCCACCTTGTAGCTATGAATTGGCAGGCCCTGGTTACACTGATTCGAGCCCATGTCCCAGTCTTTATAAAGATTCAGCTGATAGCCCTAATGACACAGACTGGACTCATCTGAATGCCCTACAGTATAATGTCAATTCATGCAGCAGCTACGAAAGGAGCTTTGATTTCAGTAGTAAACCACATGGCTGGAAACCAGCTCTTGGAAAACCCAGCCTTGTGCACAGCGCTGACCACGGACAGTTCCAGGCCATGGCCACTTACCCTTATTACAACCCAGAGCATCCCTGCAAGTACCTCGGGGCTCCCTCACCAGCTGCCCCAGCCCTACAGAccgtcatcaccaccaccaccaaagtgTCCTATCAGGCCTACCAGCCTCCTGCTCTGAAATACAGTGATAACGTGCACCATGTCAAGAGCTTCGCGAGCTGTAGCTATGAAAATGCCCCAGTGTCCATCTATCCAGAAGTCCTAGACCTTCCAGCTCCAGACACCAGGACAGCCTCTCCAGTGGGGCCACTTCCTTTGAAAGTCCCCGAAGATTGTCAGGTAGTCAGATCCACTTTGGCCCTTCCTCAAGAGCCAGCTCCCTCCAGGGCAAACCGAGCAGAAACTTGGGATGTGTATCCATCTGGGCTGGGCTCGGCAGTCAGTTATTCAGACAGAGTCGGTCAGTTCCTTGGCTATGACAATGCAGGCTTTTGA